The following proteins are co-located in the Triticum aestivum cultivar Chinese Spring chromosome 1A, IWGSC CS RefSeq v2.1, whole genome shotgun sequence genome:
- the LOC123183293 gene encoding uncharacterized protein isoform X1 — translation MAATALRTTCQRIGGRALRPWLAPAAAHQNQPTTSRLFHSTKAAATHSAEIQQVKEELYCMMSENRDKIGNQKGLIKHLSSHVEPKPEDPVWRFYRRAKWYHLVMMYSPAFLYGYMSMLDVPDGKKEMTPAEKDDFNKRMAALMPNVEL, via the exons ATGGCGGCGACCGCGCTCCGGACCACCTGCCAGCGGATCGGCGGCCGGGCCCTCCGGCCATGGCTGGCCCCCGCGGCGGCGCATCAGAACCAGCCCACCACCTCTCGCCTCTTTCACAGCACG AAGGCGGCCGCAACTCACTCAGCTGAGATCCAGCAGGTCAAAGAGGAGCTCTACTGCATGATGTCCGAAAACAGGGACAAGATAGGAAATCAGAAGGGCCTGATCAAGCACCTCTCATCCCATGTGGAGCCTAAACCCGAGGACCCTGTCTG GCGCTTCTATCGCAGGGCAAAATGGTACCATTTAGTCATGATGTATAGCCCAGCATTCCTTTATGGCTACATGTCTATGTTGGATGTGCCTGATGGCAAGAAGGAGATGACACCAGCTGAGAAGGATGATTTTAACAAGAGGATGGCCGCGTTGATGCCCAATGTGGAA
- the LOC123183293 gene encoding uncharacterized protein isoform X2: MAATALRTTCQRIGGRALRPWLAPAAAHQNQPTTSRLFHSTAAATHSAEIQQVKEELYCMMSENRDKIGNQKGLIKHLSSHVEPKPEDPVWRFYRRAKWYHLVMMYSPAFLYGYMSMLDVPDGKKEMTPAEKDDFNKRMAALMPNVEL; the protein is encoded by the exons ATGGCGGCGACCGCGCTCCGGACCACCTGCCAGCGGATCGGCGGCCGGGCCCTCCGGCCATGGCTGGCCCCCGCGGCGGCGCATCAGAACCAGCCCACCACCTCTCGCCTCTTTCACAGCACG GCGGCCGCAACTCACTCAGCTGAGATCCAGCAGGTCAAAGAGGAGCTCTACTGCATGATGTCCGAAAACAGGGACAAGATAGGAAATCAGAAGGGCCTGATCAAGCACCTCTCATCCCATGTGGAGCCTAAACCCGAGGACCCTGTCTG GCGCTTCTATCGCAGGGCAAAATGGTACCATTTAGTCATGATGTATAGCCCAGCATTCCTTTATGGCTACATGTCTATGTTGGATGTGCCTGATGGCAAGAAGGAGATGACACCAGCTGAGAAGGATGATTTTAACAAGAGGATGGCCGCGTTGATGCCCAATGTGGAA